The following proteins come from a genomic window of Cuculus canorus isolate bCucCan1 chromosome 29, bCucCan1.pri, whole genome shotgun sequence:
- the LOC104055125 gene encoding keratin, type II cytoskeletal 4, with translation MSRQAPTVRSVLGRRGFSSASEICGRTYTASACPPVRCGAGAYSSRSVCNLGGNRRISYVNGVCGNGCLGEFGFGGVGYSNVGGRVGLCGPRGYSIVRGYPDRKADGIQGICIDERLLKPLCVGVDPLEHEIRCQEKEQIKTLNTQFACFIDKVRFLEQQNKVLETKWGLLQQYVLPKKGKNLELYFENYICDLRKRLDCLLCEKQKLGSEECATSQLVEEFKCKYEEEINRRTTVENEFVALKKDADCIFLNKEELEVKVDLLRRQLELLKCVFEEERAQVDRQLCDTSVIVKMDNNRDLDMESIIKNVECWYQEIAQKSKEEVDAFYQTRFQELQDKRGKYCDDLQSNKCEISELTRMIQKLQCELENVKKQVSCLQTSICDVEQRGDCALKDAREKHIELQSALQKAKDELACMLRDYQELLNVKLALDIEIATYKTLLEGEESRICVGNPVSVSVVSSGYNVPDDCGMLAANGAVCGYTSMGRRSGRQSSQNGGFSSRSAGIHPKRVISSVAKQCVPEVFCQAGGVSCKNGGFSSQSGGYPARTVISTGSGGVNARMGACQTGGVVIRQLAGPPVVVSNNPEVVACNNGVVGNYGVIRDPCVVP, from the exons ATGAGCAGACAAGCGCCTACAGTGAGATCTGTCCTGGGACGTAGAGGCTTCAGTTCAGCTTCGGAGATTTGTGGTCGAACCTACACCGCCTCTGCCTGCCCACCTGTCCGATGCGGAGCTGGTGCCTACAGCAGCAGAAGCGTCTGCAACCTGGGTGGAAACAGGAGAATTTCCTACGTGAACGGGGTCTGCGGTAATGGATGTTTGGGAGAGTTTGGCTTCGGAGGTGTAGGCTACAGTAATGTTGGAGGAAGGGTTGGCCTTTGTGGCCCCAGGGGATATAGTATCGTGAGAGGTTACCCCGATCGCAAGGCTGATGGCATCCAAGGTATCTGCATCGACGAACGGCTTCTGAAGCCCCTCTGTGTTGGGGTTGACCCACTGGAACATGAAATACGCTGTCAGGAGAAGGAACAGATCAAGACCCTCAACACCCAGTTTGCCTGCTTCATCGACAAG GTCCGattcctggagcagcagaacaAAGTTCTGGAGACCAAGTGGGGCCTCCTGCAGCAATACGTTCTAccaaagaaggggaaaaacctTGAACTGTACTTCGAGAATTACATCTGCGACCTGCGGAAGCGCCTGGACTGTTTGCtttgtgaaaagcaaaagctgggCAGCGAGGAATGTGCGACGAGCCAGCTGGTGGAGGAGTTCAAATGCAA GTATGAAGAGGAAATCAACAGGCGTACGACTGTGGAGAATGAGTTTGTGGCACTCAAAAAG GATGCAGACTGTATCTTTCTGAACAAGGAAGAGCTGGAGGTGAAGGTGGATCTGTTAAGAAGGCAGTTGGAGTTGTTGAAATGTGTGTTTGAGGAG GAACGAGCTCAGGTAGATCGCCAGCTATGTGACACTTCGGTCATCGTGAAAATGGACAACAACCGAGACCTGGACATGGAGAGCATCATCAAGAACGTCGAATGCTGGTACCAAGAAATagctcagaaaagcaaagaagaagtCGATGCTTTCTACCAAACCAGA TTTCAGGAGCTTCAGGATAAGAGAGGCAAGTATTGTGACGATCTGCAAAGCAACAAGTGTGAGATCTCAGAGCTAACCCGGATGATACAGAAGCTGCAGTGTGAACTGGAGAACGTGAAGAAGCAG GTCTCCTGCCTGCAAACCTCCATTTGTGATGTTGAGCAACGTGGGGACTGTGCCCTCAAAGATGCCCGAGAGAAGCACATTGAGCTGCAAAGCGCCCTCCAGAAGGCCAAGGATGAGCTGGCTTGCATGCTGCGGGATTACCAGGAGCTGCTGAATGTCAAGCTGGCCCTGGATATCGAGATTGCAACATATAAGACTTTGCTGGAGGGTGAAGAGAGCAG GATATGTGTCGGGAACCCGGTGAGCGTGT CTGTGGTCAGCAGTGGCTACAACGTCCCCGATGACTGCGGGATGCTGGCTGCAAACGGGGCTGTGTGTGGCTACACTTCCATGGGCAGACGGTCTGGTCGACAAAGCTCCCAGAATGGTGGATTCAGCTCCCGGAGTGCTGGGATCCACCCCAAGAGGGTCATTAGCTCAGTGGCCAAACAGTGTGTCCCAGAGGTGTTTTGTCAAGCTGGAGGGGTCAGTTGCAAAAATGGGGGCTTCAGCTCCCAGAGTGGAGGATACCCAGCTCGCACCGTCATCAGCACGGGCAGCGGGGGCGTGAATGCTAGGATGGGGGCATGCCAAACCGGTGGGGTGGTCATCAGACAACTGGCGGGACCTCCCGTCGTCGTTTCAAACAACCCCGAAGTCGTGGCGTGCAACAACGGCGTGGTGGGGAACTACGGGGTGATCAGGGATCCGTGCGTTGTTCCATAG